TCTGCTGAATCAGTATCTGTGTGACGGTAGGTGTCTATGCCTATGCTGGCGGTGATCACTAGCGGCCCCGTGGGCAGAGGTACGGGCGAGCTTTCAATTTTTTTGCGCAGCCGTTCGGCCACGAACCGGCCGGTGAATAGATCGGTGCCGGGCAAAATTACCACAAATTCTTCGCCGCCATAGCGGGCTGCCACATCGAGCATGCGCAAATTATCTTTCAGCAATTGCGCCAGATGTACGAGCGCTGCGTTGCCGGCTTCGTGGCCGTGGGTGTCGTTTACCTTTTTGAAGAAATCCAGGTCGATAAACATCAGGCTTGTGGGGTTGTAAGAGCGCTGGGTGCGCTCCATTTCCTGGGCCAGGGCGTCGCGAAAATGGCGCTGGTTAAATAGCTGGGTCAGCCCATCGGTGCGGGCCAATTGCCGCAATTGGGTAAGTTCTGCAATCAACGGGCATTGCGCGTCTGCTGCCGGGCACTCGGGCTTGGGGCATGTCACTGGGTCTGGTGCTTGCGCCATGCGCTAATAACTACCTGATTCACGAAAGTTGTGGCCCTAAGTGTAGGCTGAATCAACATCTTTTGTGAACAGCCTAACTTTCTACCTATATGCCGCCTGTACGCCTTGCGCTAATTTACCGGGGTTTGCCCGTGGTTTGGTTTAATTAAGGAGAAATGTATGTTGAAGCGCGTGTTTGCGGTTTGGGCGTTGTTGGTGGTGAGCTTTGCTCACGCAGAGACACCGTTGAATCGCGCGGCTTTGGCCCAGTATTTTACGGCGATTGAAAGCCTGCAGGTGGATTTGAAAAAGCACCAGGCAGCCCTTGATGCACTTGAGGTATCCCAAGGGGATCAGTTGATGTATGACCACAAGGCCTGGGCCCGGGAGTTGAGTGCACAACCCTTTGCCGGCGAGATTCGCGCGAGCCTTGCCGCTAACGGCTTTAAGTCAATTGAAGAGTTTACGGCCTTCGGTTCACGCTTGTTTCAAGCCATGCTGGCAGTGGGTGCAGAGCAGATGCCAGGGCAAATGCAGGCCGTTGAAGCACTGGGGGAGCAGGCATTGAGTACCCAAGAGTTGGCCGAACTCCGTGCCCAGGGGGTAGATGCAGCCACCATTGCACAAATGCAGGCAAATTTTGCCGAAGCGCGGGCCATGGCCCGGGCTATGCAGTCGGCGGGGGATTCAGTGCCAGAGGCCGATAAGGCAGCGGTGCGTGAAAACTATCAATGGCTCCAGCAGCAGTTTGACGCCTTAGACCCAAGTGAGCCCGACGATGAAGAATCGTCGGGTTGGGAGGAATAACCGGCCCGGGCGCCCGGCATAGGCCGGTTTCTTATCCGAACTTGCCGGTTTGGTAATCTTCAAAGGCGGCCATGAGCTGTTCGCGGGTATTCATTACAAAGGGCCCGTGGCGAGCAATGGGTTCGGCCATGGGCTCGGCGCCGAATACCAAAAACCGGGCCTTGCCCGTAACGCTCAGCTCAGGCTCGTCGCTAAGTACCGCCAGGTGCTGTTCGTTCACCGCTTTGCCGCCGATGGTAATGCTGCCTTCATACACATAGAGCAGGGTTCGCGGCGGCAGCGCCAGGGTAGTGGTGCCGTCTAGGTG
This genomic stretch from Simiduia sp. 21SJ11W-1 harbors:
- a CDS encoding GGDEF domain-containing protein; protein product: MAQAPDPVTCPKPECPAADAQCPLIAELTQLRQLARTDGLTQLFNQRHFRDALAQEMERTQRSYNPTSLMFIDLDFFKKVNDTHGHEAGNAALVHLAQLLKDNLRMLDVAARYGGEEFVVILPGTDLFTGRFVAERLRKKIESSPVPLPTGPLVITASIGIDTYRHTDTDSAETFIARTDKLVYKAKAQGRNCVVHGVADLRTEAQISADEKAALSDAFRSDDK